The Solicola gregarius DNA window GCATCTTCGAGGGTCGCAAGGGTGGCATGAACCGACCCGTCCGCGGGGCGCACTCGGGTGACTTCAACACCGACTCGATGGGCGTGTCGATGATGGGCAACTTCGATACGGCACGGCTGTCGAAGCGGTTGAAGAATGCGGTCGTGCGGCTCGTCGGGTGGCGACTCGGCACCAACTACGTTTCGCCGCGCGGACGAACGACGATGCAGGGCAAGCGCCTCAACCGGATCTCGGGTCACCGCGACGTGATGTCGACCGCGTGCCCCGGCAAGCACGGGTACGCCTGGCTGCCGCGACTCCGAAAGCGGGTGGGTACGTACCTGTCGCGCTTCGAGTCCGGGATCCGCGACTCGTTCGCCCGCCGGCGGACCGGCCCCGTGTTCATCGGTGAGCGGCGCCTCAAAGGCGGTCGGCAGACCGTCTTCACGCGCGGCCGGGGGTACTCGACCGCCAAGGCCGGTCCGCACTACGTACCGCGCAGCCCGCTGCTCGCCGGATACCGCGAGCGTGGCGGGCCGGGTGGAGCGCTCGGCTTCCCGGTGAGCAACTACCGGAAGACGAAGGTCAGCGGCCTCCATCGGGTCGCGACCGAGAAGGGCCGGCTGTTCGAGAACCGCGCCGACAAGGTGTACGCGCTCACCGGCGCGATCGAGCGCGCGTACCTGCGGCGCGGTGGTGTCTCGGGCAGGCTCGGCACACCGCGCTCCGACTCCGTGCCGACGCGCCGCGGCGCCAAGGCACGGTTCGCGAACGGCAGCATGCACTACGACAAGCGGACCAAGAAGGTCACCGTGAAGGTCTGGTGAGGGGGTTGATCGACTTGCGGGCATCTGCTTCGCGTCTGCGTGCTCCCGTTGCCGTGGTGGTTCCGTTGCTGGTCACCGTGCCGTTGTTCGTGGCTGCCGGTCCCAGTGCCGCCGAAGCGGATGACGACAGTGGCGAGGGCTGGGCAGTGGCGGCCGATCCGCCGGCGGCCGTACGTACCTCCGAACGGGCCGCCGTCAGGATCGAGGGGCGCGGCTACGGGCACGGCATCGGCATGTCGCAGTACGGCGCGCAAGGCGCGGCCCGCAAGGGACTGTCGTACCGGCAGATCGTGCGGTTCTACTACCCGAACACGAAGCTCGCGGTCAATCGCGGGTTCCTCCGGGTGCTGCTGACCGCAGACACCACCGACACGGTCATCGTGCGGCGGGCGCGTGGACTGACAGTGCGCGACTCCGCAGACAACAAGGCGTTCAAGCTGCCCGCACGCAAGGGCGTACGCGAGTGGCGGATCGTCCCTGCCGTCGGCAAACCGGCCAAGTCGGCGGTGCAGTACCGCGACTCCAACGGCTGGCACCGCTGGCGGGTGCCGGGTCGGCGGCTGCTGCGCGGAGACGGCACGTTCCGCCGGCCTGGTCCGCTGCGGCTCATCATGCCCGACGGGTCGACGCAGGCGTACCGAGGTGCATTGCGGTCGGCATCGCCGAGCCCGTCGAGCCACACGCGCGACACCGTCAACGTGCTGCGCCTGCAGAACTATCTCAAGGGCGTCGTGCCGGTAGAGATGCCGTCGTACTGGTCGCAGCCGGCACTGCGCGCGCAGGCGGTCGCGGCGCGGTCGTACGCACTGAACCTCAAACGCCGTGACGGTCACGCTCACTACGACGTGTGCGACACGACGAGCTGCCAGGTATACGGCGGCTACCGGGTCGAGACCGACGCGACGAACGCGGCCGTGAAGGCGACGTCGGGAGAGACCGTCGAGTACAAGGGCAAGCCCGCGCTCACGATGTTCTCCTCGTCGTCCGGTGGCTGGACGGCATGGGGTGGGCTGCCCTACCTGCGCGCCCACCGCGACCGGTACGACCGCTGGGCCGGAAACCCTATGCGCAGCTGGAAGGCACGCGTGTCGAGATCGACGCTCGAGCGGGCGTACCCGGCGCTGGGTCGGCTGAAGGCGGTGCGAGTGGTCAAGCGGAACGGCCACGGTGCCTGGAACGGCCGCGCGCAGCGGGTGGCGCTCCGAGGCACCGGCACGACGGTGCGGCTCAGCGGCAGCGACTTCCGCTCGCTGCTCGGCCTGCGCTCCGACTGGGTCCGCATCAAGCGGTGAGGAGAGGATCCCGGCCCGGTGAGGAGAGGAACCCGGCCCGGTGAGGAGAGGAACCCGGCCCGGTGAGGAGGGGAACCCGGCCCGGTGAGGAGAGGATCCCGGCCCTGAGCCGGCCAGAATCCGCTCGCGAAGGGGCCGGAAGTCTCTCCTCACCGGGCCAGAACTCTCTCCTCACCGTTCTCAGGAAAGGACGAGGAGGAGGTCGCCGCCCTCGGCCTGCCTGCTGGAGTCGATGGCGAGGCGCTCGACCGTGCCCGCGGTCGACGCGGTGATCGTGGCCTCCATCTTCATCGCCTCGATCGTCGCGACGGCCTGACCGGCATCGACGGTGTCTCCGACGGCGACGGTGGGCGTCACCACGCCGGCGAACGGCACGGCCACCTGCTTCGGGTTCGACCCGTCCGCCTTCTCGGCCGAGACGACGTCGACGGCGATCGCGCGATCGCGCACGGTAACCGGCCGGAGCTGGCCATTCAGCGTGCACATGACCGTACGCAGCCCGCGCTCGTCCGCGTCGCTGATCGCCTGCAGACCAAGGATGAGCGTCTTGCCCTCCTCGATCTCGACCTCCGAGTCATGGTCGGTGTCGAGCCCGTACCAGAAGGCGGTGCTCGGCACGACCGACAGGTCACCGTACTCGTCGCGGGCGCGCAGGCAGTCGTCCGTCGGTCCGGGGAAGAGCAGCCGGTTCAGCGTCCCCTGCCGGTCGGTCTTGAGGCCGCCGCGCTCGTCGGCCGAGAGCTCGGCGGCCGGGGCCTTATGGGTACGCCCCGCGAGCGCGCGCGTACGGAACGGCTCCGGCCAGCCGCCGGGAGGGACGCCGAGGTCGCCGGACAGGAAGCCGATCACGGAGTCGGGCACGTCGAAGCGACCGGGGTCGGCGGCGAACTCCTCGGGATCCGCGCCCACGGCCACGAGATGCAGCGCCAGGTCGCCGACGACCTTGCTCGACGGCGTCACCTTGACGATGTTGCCGAGGATGTCGTTCGCCGCGGCGTACATGTCCTCGATCTGCTCGAACTTCTCGCCGAGGCCGAGCGCGATCGCCTGCTGGCGCAGGTTCGACAGCTGCCCGCCCGGGATCTCATGCGTATAGACACGTCCGGTCGGCGCGGGCAGCGCCGACTCGAACGGCGCGTACAGGCGCCGGGTGGCTTCCCAGTACGGCTCGAGGTCGTTGATCGCGTCGAGGTCGAGGCCGGTCTCGCGGGGTGCGTGGTTGGTGCTCGCGACCAGCGCCGACAACGGGGGCTGGCTCGTCGTGCCCGACACTGCGGCGTTCGTGGCGTCCACGGCGTCGACGCCCGCATCGATGGCCGCGAGCAGGGTCGCGAGCTGTCCACCCGCGGTGTCATGCGTGTGCAGGTGAACGGGCAGGTCGAAACGGCTGCGCAGTGCCTCTACCAGCGTTCGGGCCGCGGGTGCGCGCAGCAGCCCCGCCATGTCCTTGATCGCGATGACATGGGCGCCCGCGTCCACGATGCGCTCGGCCAGCCCGAGGTAGTAGTCGAGCGTGTACAGCGACTCGCGCGGATCGCTCAGATCGCCCGTGTAGCAAAGCGCGACCTCGGCGACCGCAGTGTCGGTCGCGCGTACGGCCTCGATCGCGGGTCGCATCTGCTCGACGTCGTTGAGCGCATCGAAGATGCGGAACACGTCGATGCCAGTCTGTGTCGCCTCGCTGACGAACGCATCCGTGACCTCGGTCGGGTAGGGCGTGTAGCCGACCGTGTTGCGGCCGCGCAGCAGCATCTGCAGGCAGATGTTCGGGACTGCCTCGCGTAGCTGGGCGAGTCGGTCCCACGGATCCTCGTGCAGGAACCGCAGCGCGACGTCGTACGTCGCGCCGCCCCACGCCTCGAGCGACCACAGCTGCGACGTCGTGCGGGCGACGTGGGGTGCGACGCCGAGCAGGTCGGCCGTGCGTACTCGGGTGGCAAGCAACGACTGGTGCGCATCTCGGAAGGTCGTATCCGTGACCGCGACATTCTCCTGTGTACGCAGGAGTCTCGCGAACTCGACAGGACCGACGTCGCGCAGCAGCTGGCGGGTGCCGGGCGGAGGCGCCGTCGACAGGTCGCACTCGGGAAGCTTGCTGACCGGGTCGATGCTAACCGGTCGCGCGCCGTGCGGCCGGTTGACCGTCACGTCGGCGAGGTACCGCAGGAGCCGGGTACCGCGGTCGGCCGAGTGCACCTGCGTGAGCAGCTGCGGGTTGTTGTCGATGAACGACGTCGACAGCTTGCCGGCCTTGAAGTCGGGGTTGCCCAGCAGCGCGAGCAGGAACGAGATGTTCGTGGCGACGCCACGGATCCGGAACTCCGCGATCGCCCGCTCCGCGCGCTCGACGGCGGAAGGGAAGTCGCGCCCGCGGCACGTCAGCTTGGTCAGCATCGAGTCGAAATGCGCGCTGACCTCGGCCCCGGTGTACGTCGTGCCGCCGTCGAGTCGCACACCTGCGCCGCCGGGGGAGCGGTACGTCGTGATGCGTCCCGTGTCGGGGCGGAAACCGTTCGCGGGGTCCTCGGTGGTGATGCGGCACTGCAGCGCGGCGCCGCGTACTCGGATGGAGTCTTGGGTGAGCCCGAGATCGGCGAGCGTCTCGCCGGAGGCGATTCGCATCTGCGCCTGGACGAGGTCGACGTCGGTGACCTCCTCGGTGACGGTGTGCTCGACCTGGATGCGCGGGTTCATCTCGATGAACACGTACGAGCCGTCGGGAGCGACCAGGAACTCCACCGTGCCGGCGCAGGTGTAGCCGATCGCCGTCGCGAACCGCACCGCGTCGGCGCAGATGTTCGCTCGCAGGTGGGGGTCGAGGTGCGGTGCGGGCGCGATCTCGACGACCTTCTGGTGCCGTCGCTGCACCGAGCAGTCGCGCTCGTACAGATGCACGACCTCGCCGGTGCCGTCGGCGAGGATCTGCACCTCGATGTGGCGCGGGTCGACGACCGCCTGTTCGATGAAGACGGTCGAGTCGCCGAACGCGCCCTCGGCCTCGCGCATTGCGGCCTCGATCGAGGGTCGAAGCTCGGGTGCGGTGTCGACGCGTCGCATACCGCGTCCGCCGCCGCCCGCGACGGCCTTGACGAACAGCGGGTACGAAAGCGC harbors:
- a CDS encoding N-acetylmuramoyl-L-alanine amidase, which gives rise to MSRLGTVMLGVLAAIAATLAPTGTNASPAARTTDGQHTQVDALHVPRAAGDRSADGQVARLAPTTTDDYAMVAVTWAADARVRGLQVRIRTRGSDGWSGWQHLEVDSDAPTGGAVAGTVPLWVGDADGVAVQVSADGRLPADVRVVTIDPAGVPASRAARLPSAGGPVGKPRFPRRPPIVTRKGWNADPDLGDKCFAPIYGKTTKAAFVHHTVGTNNYSPADSAAIVQGIQAYHTQGRGWCDIGYNFLVDRFGRIFEGRKGGMNRPVRGAHSGDFNTDSMGVSMMGNFDTARLSKRLKNAVVRLVGWRLGTNYVSPRGRTTMQGKRLNRISGHRDVMSTACPGKHGYAWLPRLRKRVGTYLSRFESGIRDSFARRRTGPVFIGERRLKGGRQTVFTRGRGYSTAKAGPHYVPRSPLLAGYRERGGPGGALGFPVSNYRKTKVSGLHRVATEKGRLFENRADKVYALTGAIERAYLRRGGVSGRLGTPRSDSVPTRRGAKARFANGSMHYDKRTKKVTVKVW
- a CDS encoding SpoIID/LytB domain-containing protein, with amino-acid sequence MVPLLVTVPLFVAAGPSAAEADDDSGEGWAVAADPPAAVRTSERAAVRIEGRGYGHGIGMSQYGAQGAARKGLSYRQIVRFYYPNTKLAVNRGFLRVLLTADTTDTVIVRRARGLTVRDSADNKAFKLPARKGVREWRIVPAVGKPAKSAVQYRDSNGWHRWRVPGRRLLRGDGTFRRPGPLRLIMPDGSTQAYRGALRSASPSPSSHTRDTVNVLRLQNYLKGVVPVEMPSYWSQPALRAQAVAARSYALNLKRRDGHAHYDVCDTTSCQVYGGYRVETDATNAAVKATSGETVEYKGKPALTMFSSSSGGWTAWGGLPYLRAHRDRYDRWAGNPMRSWKARVSRSTLERAYPALGRLKAVRVVKRNGHGAWNGRAQRVALRGTGTTVRLSGSDFRSLLGLRSDWVRIKR
- a CDS encoding pyruvate carboxylase, coding for MFSKVLVANRGEIAIRAFRAAYELDARTVAVFPYEDRGSEHRLKADEAYQIGERGHAVRAYLDPDGIVATAVAAGADAVYPGYGFLSENPALAQACADAGITFIGPSVDVLRLTGNKARAIAAAKEAGVPTLGSVPPSTDVDELVAAADALSYPLFVKAVAGGGGRGMRRVDTAPELRPSIEAAMREAEGAFGDSTVFIEQAVVDPRHIEVQILADGTGEVVHLYERDCSVQRRHQKVVEIAPAPHLDPHLRANICADAVRFATAIGYTCAGTVEFLVAPDGSYVFIEMNPRIQVEHTVTEEVTDVDLVQAQMRIASGETLADLGLTQDSIRVRGAALQCRITTEDPANGFRPDTGRITTYRSPGGAGVRLDGGTTYTGAEVSAHFDSMLTKLTCRGRDFPSAVERAERAIAEFRIRGVATNISFLLALLGNPDFKAGKLSTSFIDNNPQLLTQVHSADRGTRLLRYLADVTVNRPHGARPVSIDPVSKLPECDLSTAPPPGTRQLLRDVGPVEFARLLRTQENVAVTDTTFRDAHQSLLATRVRTADLLGVAPHVARTTSQLWSLEAWGGATYDVALRFLHEDPWDRLAQLREAVPNICLQMLLRGRNTVGYTPYPTEVTDAFVSEATQTGIDVFRIFDALNDVEQMRPAIEAVRATDTAVAEVALCYTGDLSDPRESLYTLDYYLGLAERIVDAGAHVIAIKDMAGLLRAPAARTLVEALRSRFDLPVHLHTHDTAGGQLATLLAAIDAGVDAVDATNAAVSGTTSQPPLSALVASTNHAPRETGLDLDAINDLEPYWEATRRLYAPFESALPAPTGRVYTHEIPGGQLSNLRQQAIALGLGEKFEQIEDMYAAANDILGNIVKVTPSSKVVGDLALHLVAVGADPEEFAADPGRFDVPDSVIGFLSGDLGVPPGGWPEPFRTRALAGRTHKAPAAELSADERGGLKTDRQGTLNRLLFPGPTDDCLRARDEYGDLSVVPSTAFWYGLDTDHDSEVEIEEGKTLILGLQAISDADERGLRTVMCTLNGQLRPVTVRDRAIAVDVVSAEKADGSNPKQVAVPFAGVVTPTVAVGDTVDAGQAVATIEAMKMEATITASTAGTVERLAIDSSRQAEGGDLLLVLS